One Gemmatimonadota bacterium DNA window includes the following coding sequences:
- the glnA gene encoding type I glutamate--ammonia ligase, translated as MTPNEVIAYARDSGAAMVDFRFIDVPGTWQHFSAPIETLEEETFEEGVGFDGSSVRGFQTIDKSDMILIPDPLSAKIDPFMEEKTLILICNVKDPVTLEMYTRDPRYVAQKAEAYMQSVGIADTAYFGPEAEFYIFDDVRFAQKPNASFHRVDAGEGWWNTGRNEGPNLGNKIPYKRGYFPVPPNDTHQDLRTRMVLTLRSMGIESEVHHHEVGTAGQAEIDIRFNTLLRMSDDLLMYKYIVKNVARQAGKTVTFMPKPIFEDNGSGMHVHQSLWKDGKNLFFEAGTYADLSDMARHYIGGLLRHCASVLAFAAPTTNSYRRLVPGYEAPINLIYSQRNRSACVRIPMYSKSEKAKRIEFRTPDPGANPYLAFTAMMMAGLDGIENRIEPPEPIDLDLYDLEPEQAAEVAHTPQDLGEALDALEEDHDYLLKGDVFTPDLIETYLDYKRENELDQIRLRPHPWEFGLYYDI; from the coding sequence GTGACCCCAAACGAGGTAATCGCATACGCAAGGGACAGTGGAGCGGCGATGGTCGACTTCCGGTTCATCGACGTGCCGGGAACCTGGCAGCATTTCTCAGCGCCCATCGAAACGCTGGAAGAAGAGACCTTCGAAGAAGGCGTCGGGTTCGACGGTTCGAGCGTCCGTGGCTTCCAGACCATCGACAAGAGCGACATGATCCTGATCCCCGATCCGCTGTCGGCCAAGATCGATCCCTTCATGGAGGAGAAGACGCTGATCCTGATCTGCAATGTCAAGGATCCGGTGACGCTTGAAATGTATACACGCGACCCGCGGTACGTCGCCCAGAAGGCCGAGGCTTACATGCAGTCCGTGGGCATCGCCGACACGGCCTATTTCGGACCGGAAGCCGAGTTCTATATCTTCGACGACGTGCGGTTCGCCCAGAAGCCGAACGCCAGCTTCCACCGGGTCGACGCGGGCGAGGGCTGGTGGAACACGGGCCGCAACGAGGGACCGAACCTCGGCAACAAGATTCCCTACAAGCGCGGATATTTCCCCGTACCGCCGAACGATACCCACCAGGACCTGCGTACGCGCATGGTGCTGACGCTGCGGAGCATGGGCATCGAGTCGGAAGTCCACCACCACGAAGTGGGCACGGCGGGACAGGCGGAGATCGACATACGCTTCAACACGCTGCTGCGCATGTCCGACGACCTGCTCATGTACAAGTACATCGTCAAGAACGTTGCCAGGCAGGCGGGCAAGACGGTGACTTTCATGCCCAAGCCCATCTTCGAGGACAACGGGTCGGGCATGCACGTGCACCAGAGCCTGTGGAAGGACGGCAAGAACCTCTTCTTCGAGGCCGGCACGTACGCCGACCTGAGCGACATGGCCCGGCACTATATCGGCGGGCTGCTCAGGCACTGCGCCTCGGTCCTGGCCTTCGCCGCGCCGACGACGAACTCCTACCGGAGGCTCGTCCCGGGATACGAAGCGCCGATCAACCTGATCTATTCGCAGCGCAACCGCAGCGCCTGCGTGCGGATCCCCATGTATTCGAAGAGCGAGAAGGCCAAGCGGATCGAGTTCCGCACGCCGGATCCGGGGGCCAATCCCTACCTGGCCTTCACGGCCATGATGATGGCCGGCCTGGACGGTATCGAGAACCGGATCGAGCCGCCGGAGCCGATCGATCTCGATCTCTACGACCTTGAGCCGGAACAGGCCGCGGAAGTGGCCCACACGCCGCAGGACCTCGGCGAAGCGCTGGATGCCCTGGAGGAAGATCATGACTACCTCCTCAAGGGCGATGTGTTCACGCCGGACCTGATCGAGACCTACCTCGATTACAAGCGGGAGAACGAGCTGGACCAGATTCGCCTGCGTCCACACCCGTGGGAGTTCGGTCTCTACTACGACATTTAG
- a CDS encoding efflux RND transporter permease subunit gives MSIAEFSVNRPVTTIMVIVSVVTLGVISYTKLPLMFLPDMSFPSLNVSVPYPSSSPEEVERQITRPLEDAFGTLSNMKSMESHSSDDNARVRIEFETGTDMNMAAMEVRDRIDQVRGDLPDDVERIRIRRWNPNDMPIYNFSVAWGGDPAEFYNIVTKVIQPRIQRVEGVANVEISGMIEKQLLVHVDSEKLQSHNLDLFNLSQTLVQNNVTLTAGTVTEGGRKYSVRSVNEYRAADEVANLPIPGTTLSLRDVAEVKFDYPEDDSFQRLNGVDAVTIRVYKTSTANIVDVAQRTQSVLDELKTQPQFADLETRVFFDQSQSITDRLSDLRNTGLLGGMLAIIVLFLFLRNVRSTLIISLAIPISIICTFTFMYLLRQGAGSTVSINLISLMGLMLAVGMLVDAAVVVLESIYRHRQESNLPARIAAVVGTREVTMAIIAATATTLCVFMPLVFMGGGSRFMLFMKDFVVTFCIVMVAAVFIALTLIPLVSSRLFNRPLGKPSAFFARLSGLYTSVLAWNLKHRFVTVVSFAAILYGSYWLYQNIETEFQPMAPTRDIAIAADLPGSYSIEDVKAVFTDVEKLLLDRKEDFHIESISSYGSLRRANIRIVLTPPEERQESATQLQTRITSALPEIAGVRWRPGRMRRYGGGQSGVDVELRGDNMAVLSNIAEDIRTRMEVIPGLKDVDTSLERGDEEIQVQVDRAVAQTYGISPRQAARTVQAALSSRARGKFKADDREVDILLHLEEEDRASMRKLQNMTFERAEGGMIPVGNLASFSKQKGPDVIERHDRESQVEVGGNTERAGTRRINTQVTEMMEGIDLPPGYSWSMGRNWNMMRESQSEFLFAILLSVVLIYLIMAAISESFIQPFTILLSVLCGLVGAFVVFYLSGTTLNTNSYLGVIVLSGLAVNNAIVLIDHVNHLRREGKTRTEALLLGGRHRLRPILMTSLTTIFGLLPMVAPILFPEIFGPVEDRGANQWGPVSLALVGGLTTSGILTLILLPTVYTIFEDLSNWVMSSVKRAWA, from the coding sequence ATGAGCATCGCCGAATTTTCCGTAAACCGACCGGTGACGACGATCATGGTCATCGTGAGCGTCGTCACCCTTGGCGTGATCTCCTACACCAAGCTGCCGCTGATGTTCCTGCCGGACATGTCCTTCCCGTCCCTGAACGTCAGCGTGCCGTACCCGTCCTCGTCGCCCGAGGAAGTGGAACGGCAGATCACGCGGCCGCTGGAGGACGCCTTTGGCACGCTGAGCAACATGAAGAGCATGGAGTCCCATTCCAGCGACGACAACGCGCGGGTCCGCATCGAGTTCGAGACGGGCACGGACATGAACATGGCGGCCATGGAGGTCCGGGACCGGATCGACCAGGTCCGGGGCGATCTTCCCGACGACGTCGAACGCATCCGCATCCGGCGCTGGAACCCGAACGACATGCCCATCTACAACTTCAGCGTCGCGTGGGGCGGGGATCCCGCGGAGTTCTACAACATCGTCACCAAGGTGATCCAGCCGCGCATCCAGCGCGTGGAAGGCGTGGCGAACGTGGAAATCAGCGGGATGATCGAAAAGCAGCTGCTCGTGCACGTGGACAGCGAGAAGCTGCAGTCCCACAACCTGGATCTGTTCAATCTCAGTCAGACCCTGGTGCAGAACAACGTCACCCTGACGGCCGGGACGGTCACCGAGGGCGGCCGGAAGTACTCGGTCCGTTCCGTGAACGAGTACCGGGCGGCCGACGAGGTGGCGAACCTGCCCATACCGGGCACGACCCTGTCGCTGCGCGACGTGGCGGAGGTGAAATTCGACTACCCGGAGGACGACAGCTTCCAGCGCCTGAACGGGGTCGACGCGGTCACGATCAGAGTGTACAAGACGTCCACCGCCAACATCGTGGACGTGGCGCAACGCACCCAGTCCGTGCTGGATGAACTCAAGACGCAGCCCCAGTTCGCGGACCTGGAAACGCGGGTCTTCTTCGACCAGTCGCAGAGCATAACGGACCGGCTTTCGGACCTGCGGAACACAGGACTGCTGGGCGGCATGCTGGCGATCATCGTGCTGTTCCTCTTCCTGCGGAACGTGCGGAGCACCCTGATCATCAGTCTGGCCATTCCCATATCGATCATCTGCACCTTCACCTTCATGTACCTGCTGCGCCAGGGCGCCGGATCCACGGTGTCCATCAACCTGATCTCGCTCATGGGGCTGATGCTGGCGGTGGGCATGCTCGTGGACGCCGCCGTGGTGGTGCTGGAGAGCATCTACCGGCACCGCCAGGAATCGAATCTGCCGGCGCGGATCGCGGCCGTCGTGGGTACCCGTGAAGTGACCATGGCCATCATCGCGGCCACCGCGACGACCCTTTGCGTCTTCATGCCCCTCGTCTTCATGGGCGGCGGAAGCCGGTTCATGCTCTTCATGAAAGACTTCGTCGTCACCTTCTGCATCGTCATGGTGGCGGCGGTGTTCATCGCCCTGACACTCATTCCGCTGGTATCGTCGAGACTGTTCAACCGGCCGCTGGGCAAGCCCTCGGCGTTCTTCGCGAGGCTGTCGGGGCTGTACACTTCGGTCCTGGCCTGGAACCTCAAGCACCGCTTCGTCACGGTAGTCTCCTTCGCCGCGATTCTATACGGCAGCTACTGGCTGTACCAGAACATCGAGACGGAGTTCCAGCCCATGGCGCCGACGCGGGACATCGCGATCGCCGCGGACCTGCCGGGCAGCTACAGCATCGAGGACGTCAAGGCCGTCTTTACGGACGTGGAGAAACTCCTGCTGGACCGTAAGGAGGACTTCCACATCGAATCCATCTCGTCCTACGGCAGCCTGCGCCGGGCAAATATCCGCATCGTGCTGACCCCACCGGAGGAGCGGCAGGAATCGGCCACGCAGCTTCAGACCCGGATCACCAGCGCACTGCCCGAGATCGCCGGCGTGCGGTGGAGACCCGGACGGATGCGCCGTTACGGAGGCGGGCAGTCGGGCGTGGACGTCGAACTGCGCGGCGACAACATGGCGGTGCTTTCCAATATCGCCGAGGATATCCGGACCCGGATGGAGGTCATCCCGGGCCTCAAGGACGTGGATACGAGCCTGGAGCGGGGCGACGAGGAGATCCAGGTCCAGGTCGACCGGGCCGTGGCACAGACTTACGGGATCTCGCCGAGACAGGCCGCCCGGACCGTGCAGGCGGCCCTGAGCAGCCGGGCGAGGGGCAAATTCAAGGCCGACGACCGCGAGGTGGACATCCTGCTGCACCTCGAGGAAGAGGATCGCGCCAGCATGCGGAAGCTGCAGAACATGACCTTCGAGCGGGCCGAAGGCGGCATGATCCCCGTAGGGAACCTGGCCAGTTTCTCCAAGCAGAAGGGACCCGACGTCATCGAGCGGCATGACCGGGAATCACAGGTGGAAGTGGGCGGCAATACCGAAAGGGCCGGGACGCGCAGGATCAACACGCAGGTGACGGAGATGATGGAAGGTATCGATCTGCCGCCGGGTTACTCGTGGAGCATGGGTCGGAACTGGAACATGATGCGCGAATCCCAGAGCGAGTTTCTCTTCGCCATCCTGCTCTCCGTCGTGCTCATCTACCTGATCATGGCGGCCATATCGGAGTCCTTCATCCAGCCCTTCACGATCCTGCTGTCGGTGCTCTGCGGACTGGTGGGCGCCTTCGTCGTGTTCTACCTGTCCGGGACGACGCTGAACACGAACTCCTATCTCGGAGTCATTGTGCTGTCCGGACTGGCGGTGAACAACGCCATTGTGCTCATCGATCACGTGAACCATTTGCGCAGGGAAGGGAAGACCCGCACGGAGGCCCTGCTCCTGGGCGGCCGGCACCGGCTGCGGCCGATACTCATGACGTCCCTGACGACCATCTTCGGCCTGCTGCCCATGGTGGCCCCCATCCTCTTCCCCGAGATCTTCGGTCCCGTGGAAGACCGCGGCGCCAACCAGTGGGGCCCGGTCAGCCTGGCCCTCGTGGGCGGCCTGACCACCTCGGGCATCCTGACGCTGATCCTGCTGCCGACGGTCTACACGATCTTCGAGGACCTGAGCAACTGGGTAATGTCCAGCGTGAAGCGGGCCTGGGCGTAA
- a CDS encoding trypsin-like peptidase domain-containing protein, which produces MAVWYILAAFGGALLGIVILVVAYPEALYVISGGPGGGNGTSDRPSSIEGAAQSESSETAASPGQGRSSAWPSSPGPTGTGGRGDPLTGAVSPPGLAAANEAISVSRRTTIVSAVERAGPAVVSIVATFQMQRRGFTRMFDDPFFGHFVVPQLYTREEPNTGSGVIIDEAGYIVTNAHVVQLGDYTARRIRAVLTDGRSLACTLVGVDIMSDLAVLYVEGEDIPVAALGRSDDIMAGEWAITIGNPLGLAIEDAQPAVAVGVVSAVGRDFRREQGSRTVYRDMIQTDATINPGNSGGPLVNALGEVIGINTFILSESGGSEGVGFAIPIDRVRRVADELIQYGGPRRGWTGLSVIDITEYVAQELNIDDRMGVLVNEIDPESPAARAGIRVMDVIRKINGEAIASYPDAREALYGSLVGDSIELEVEREGRLMPLTLHIAEL; this is translated from the coding sequence ATGGCGGTGTGGTATATCCTGGCGGCCTTCGGCGGCGCGCTCCTGGGCATCGTTATCCTGGTGGTGGCCTATCCCGAAGCGCTGTACGTAATCAGCGGCGGACCTGGGGGCGGGAACGGGACATCCGACCGGCCGTCATCCATAGAAGGCGCGGCGCAATCCGAATCGTCCGAAACGGCCGCTTCGCCCGGCCAGGGCAGATCATCTGCATGGCCCAGTTCGCCCGGCCCGACCGGTACAGGCGGACGCGGCGATCCGCTGACAGGCGCAGTTTCGCCGCCGGGACTGGCCGCCGCCAACGAAGCCATCAGCGTGTCCCGCCGGACGACCATCGTTTCTGCGGTGGAACGGGCGGGGCCCGCGGTCGTGAGCATCGTCGCGACCTTCCAGATGCAGCGGCGCGGCTTCACCCGGATGTTCGACGACCCCTTCTTCGGCCACTTCGTGGTGCCGCAACTGTACACCCGCGAGGAGCCGAACACGGGTTCGGGCGTGATCATCGACGAGGCGGGGTACATCGTCACAAACGCCCACGTGGTGCAGTTGGGAGACTACACGGCCCGGCGGATCCGGGCCGTTCTGACCGACGGTCGGAGCCTGGCCTGCACCCTGGTCGGCGTAGACATCATGTCGGACCTGGCCGTGCTCTACGTGGAGGGCGAGGATATACCGGTGGCGGCGCTGGGCCGGTCCGACGACATCATGGCCGGTGAATGGGCCATCACCATCGGCAATCCGCTGGGACTGGCCATCGAGGACGCCCAGCCGGCGGTGGCCGTGGGCGTGGTCAGCGCGGTGGGCCGAGACTTCCGCCGGGAGCAGGGCTCCAGGACGGTCTACCGGGACATGATCCAGACCGACGCGACCATCAATCCGGGCAACAGCGGCGGACCGCTTGTAAACGCCCTAGGCGAGGTCATAGGGATCAACACCTTCATCCTCTCTGAAAGCGGCGGCTCGGAAGGGGTAGGCTTCGCCATACCCATCGACCGGGTCCGGCGCGTGGCGGACGAACTGATCCAGTACGGCGGACCGAGGCGGGGATGGACGGGGTTGTCAGTGATCGACATCACGGAATACGTGGCCCAGGAACTGAACATAGACGACCGGATGGGCGTGCTGGTCAACGAAATCGATCCGGAAAGCCCGGCTGCCCGGGCCGGCATCCGGGTCATGGACGTCATACGGAAGATCAACGGGGAGGCGATCGCCAGCTACCCGGACGCGCGGGAGGCCCTGTACGGCAGCCTGGTGGGCGATTCCATCGAACTCGAAGTCGAGCGGGAAGGCCGGCTGATGCCCCTGACCCTGCACATCGCCGAGTTGTAA
- a CDS encoding DUF4321 domain-containing protein: MTQYKGMGKLVLYILVGAILGSVVGELIALLFGYFMPGSMAEQFFLEAFTYTFPPATLPLVIFSVTFGFTLKVNVISILGIGFATYYYRWY; encoded by the coding sequence ATGACGCAATACAAAGGGATGGGTAAACTGGTACTCTACATCCTGGTAGGCGCCATCCTCGGCAGCGTCGTCGGAGAGTTGATCGCGCTCCTCTTCGGATACTTCATGCCAGGCAGCATGGCGGAGCAGTTCTTCCTCGAGGCCTTCACCTACACCTTTCCACCCGCGACGCTGCCCCTCGTCATATTCTCCGTCACCTTCGGGTTCACGCTGAAAGTGAACGTCATCAGCATCCTCGGCATCGGTTTCGCCACTTACTACTACCGGTGGTACTAG
- a CDS encoding efflux RND transporter permease subunit — protein MKIIGFSIGRPVTIIMLMTAMLLFGFIAFSRLPINLLPDITYPTLTVRTEYVGAAPNEIENLISEPIEEAVGVVTGVVRVSSISRPERSDVILEFEWGTNMDFASLNVREKIDLLNLPQAAEKPILLRFDPSLDPILRIALSGNESLTALRIMAEEEIKRELEALEGVAAVKISGGLEEEIHVELDESRLASLGIPITQVATRLEQENVNVAGGTIKDGETEYLVRILNEFQAVDEIGDIIVGQVNTVPILLSDVATVTKSHKERKLSARIDGRESIEIAIYKEAGTNTIQVGRVVKDRLDSVRETVAGLTSGVNLEVVFDQSIFIQQSVDEVLKTAMYGGILAILVLYLFLRSSSSLIIGVSIPISVVTTFFFLYAFDVSLNIMSLGGLALGVGMLVDNSIVVLEGIDRHRRRGGDLPIAERVRLGASEVGQAVVAATLTTVCVFVPIVFVEGIAGQLFRDLALAVTFSLIVATLVAVTLIPVISSILHRDREPYADDESRPQPDPTTSLGKIRSVIGAVWSAFSRGLGYIVTGVFYIVRWVLFTVWGLVRVALWPVGWVFDRIFPVIQRTYPPFLRWALGHRVLTLFTGTALLAGSLYVVPTIGIELIPEMSQGEFFVNVKLPVGTPLPVTEDALNRMSDIAGDYPEVSTVYVLAGTMGQSGGNAGEERENIGQLHIRLEPGLRGEVEETVMNRLRMDFESIPGIEAPEFARPALFSFKNPVEVEVSGYNLTRLTEVSEGLAAEMSTVPGLTDVKASMEGGNPEVQILFDRRKLANLGLNLGTVTQIVQNKVQGNVATELTRRDRKIDIRVWAEDETRLSLDAIRRLVVNPEGTVPVPLSAVAEVHVSQGPSEIRRVNQQRVAIVSAGLSGRSLGDVAEDIQGIIDSFRLPIDFVVGIKGQNEEMQVAFASLQFAILLSIFLVYLVMASQFESLLHPFVIMFTFPFSIIGVVLTLVLTGQTISVVVLIGVIMLTGIVVNNAIVLVDYINQLRRRGTELQEAIVEAAQTRLWPIMMTTATTVLGLLPMAIGVGEGAELRAPMAVTVIGGLIAGTMVTLVLVPLIYMTIESAMARVYSLFTRTAGQPVSQEVAEA, from the coding sequence ATGAAGATCATCGGATTTTCCATCGGCAGGCCCGTCACGATCATCATGCTGATGACGGCGATGCTGCTCTTCGGCTTCATCGCGTTTTCGCGGCTGCCCATCAATCTCCTGCCGGACATCACGTACCCGACCCTGACGGTGCGCACCGAGTACGTCGGCGCCGCGCCCAACGAGATCGAAAACCTCATCTCCGAGCCCATCGAAGAGGCGGTGGGCGTGGTCACCGGCGTGGTGCGCGTCAGCTCCATTTCCCGCCCCGAACGGTCCGACGTCATCCTGGAGTTCGAATGGGGCACCAACATGGATTTCGCCAGCCTGAACGTGCGGGAGAAGATCGACCTGCTCAACCTGCCCCAGGCGGCGGAGAAACCCATCCTGCTCCGGTTCGACCCGAGTCTCGATCCGATCCTGCGCATCGCCCTTTCCGGGAATGAGAGCCTTACCGCCCTGCGCATCATGGCGGAAGAGGAGATCAAGCGCGAGCTGGAAGCCCTCGAGGGCGTCGCCGCGGTCAAGATCAGCGGCGGCCTGGAAGAGGAAATCCACGTGGAGCTGGACGAGTCCAGGCTGGCCAGCCTAGGCATTCCCATCACCCAGGTGGCCACCCGGCTCGAGCAGGAGAACGTGAACGTCGCCGGAGGAACCATCAAGGACGGCGAGACGGAATACCTGGTACGCATCCTGAACGAGTTCCAGGCCGTGGACGAGATCGGCGACATCATCGTCGGCCAGGTCAACACCGTGCCCATCCTGCTCTCCGACGTAGCCACGGTGACGAAAAGCCACAAGGAACGCAAGCTGTCGGCGCGGATCGATGGCCGGGAGAGCATCGAGATCGCCATCTACAAGGAAGCCGGCACCAATACGATCCAGGTGGGGCGCGTGGTCAAGGACCGGCTGGATTCGGTGCGGGAGACCGTGGCGGGACTCACTTCCGGCGTGAACCTGGAGGTGGTCTTCGACCAGTCGATCTTCATCCAGCAGTCGGTGGACGAGGTGCTCAAGACGGCCATGTACGGCGGTATCCTCGCCATCCTGGTGCTGTACCTGTTCCTGCGGAGTTCGAGCAGTCTCATCATCGGCGTGTCCATCCCCATTTCGGTGGTCACCACCTTCTTCTTCCTGTACGCCTTCGACGTATCGCTGAACATCATGTCCCTCGGCGGGCTGGCCCTGGGGGTCGGCATGCTGGTGGACAACTCCATCGTGGTGCTGGAGGGCATCGACCGGCACCGCAGGCGAGGGGGCGACCTGCCCATTGCGGAGCGTGTTCGCCTCGGCGCATCGGAAGTCGGACAGGCCGTCGTGGCCGCGACGCTGACCACGGTATGCGTCTTCGTGCCCATCGTCTTCGTGGAGGGCATCGCCGGGCAATTGTTCCGGGACCTGGCGCTGGCCGTCACCTTCTCGCTCATCGTGGCCACCCTGGTGGCCGTCACCCTGATCCCGGTCATTTCGTCGATCCTGCACCGCGACCGGGAACCGTACGCGGACGACGAATCCCGTCCACAACCGGATCCGACCACGTCACTGGGTAAGATCCGGTCCGTGATCGGGGCCGTCTGGAGTGCTTTCTCACGCGGACTGGGCTATATCGTAACGGGCGTATTCTACATCGTCCGGTGGGTGCTTTTCACGGTCTGGGGACTGGTGCGCGTGGCGCTATGGCCGGTGGGCTGGGTTTTCGACCGGATCTTCCCGGTCATCCAGCGGACCTACCCGCCGTTCCTGCGCTGGGCCCTGGGACACCGCGTGCTGACGTTGTTCACCGGGACCGCCCTGCTGGCCGGTTCCCTGTATGTCGTACCCACGATCGGCATCGAGCTGATCCCCGAGATGAGCCAGGGCGAGTTCTTCGTCAACGTCAAGCTGCCCGTGGGCACGCCGCTGCCCGTGACCGAGGATGCGTTGAACCGCATGTCGGACATCGCCGGGGACTACCCGGAAGTGAGCACCGTGTATGTGCTGGCGGGAACCATGGGCCAGTCCGGCGGCAACGCGGGCGAGGAGCGGGAGAACATCGGCCAGCTGCACATCCGGCTGGAACCGGGCCTGCGTGGCGAGGTGGAAGAGACCGTGATGAACCGCCTGCGGATGGATTTCGAATCCATTCCCGGCATCGAGGCGCCCGAGTTCGCCCGTCCCGCGCTTTTCAGTTTCAAGAACCCGGTGGAGGTGGAAGTCAGCGGGTACAACCTGACCCGGCTGACGGAGGTTTCCGAGGGACTCGCGGCGGAAATGTCCACGGTGCCCGGCCTCACCGACGTGAAGGCGAGCATGGAAGGCGGGAATCCCGAGGTCCAGATCCTCTTCGACCGCCGGAAGCTTGCCAACCTGGGGCTCAACCTGGGTACGGTCACGCAGATCGTGCAGAACAAGGTCCAGGGCAACGTGGCCACGGAGCTCACCCGCCGGGACCGGAAGATCGATATCCGCGTGTGGGCCGAGGATGAGACCCGGCTGAGCCTGGACGCCATCCGACGGCTGGTGGTAAACCCGGAAGGCACCGTGCCAGTCCCCCTGTCGGCGGTTGCGGAAGTCCACGTCTCCCAGGGCCCGAGCGAGATCCGGCGGGTCAACCAGCAGCGCGTGGCCATCGTGTCCGCGGGGTTGTCGGGCCGTTCGCTCGGCGACGTGGCGGAGGACATCCAGGGAATCATCGACAGTTTTCGCCTGCCCATCGATTTCGTCGTGGGCATCAAGGGGCAGAACGAGGAGATGCAGGTGGCCTTCGCCAGCCTGCAGTTCGCCATTCTGCTCTCGATCTTTCTCGTCTACCTGGTCATGGCGTCGCAGTTCGAATCGCTGCTCCATCCCTTCGTGATCATGTTCACCTTCCCCTTTTCCATCATCGGCGTGGTCCTCACGCTCGTGCTCACGGGACAGACGATCAGCGTGGTTGTGCTGATCGGGGTGATCATGCTGACCGGGATCGTGGTGAATAACGCCATCGTGCTGGTGGATTACATCAACCAGCTGCGCCGCAGGGGCACCGAACTGCAGGAGGCCATCGTCGAGGCGGCCCAGACGCGCCTCTGGCCCATCATGATGACGACGGCGACCACGGTCCTCGGCCTGCTGCCCATGGCTATCGGCGTGGGTGAAGGCGCCGAGTTGCGCGCGCCCATGGCCGTAACCGTGATCGGCGGACTCATCGCCGGCACGATGGTGACGCTGGTCCTCGTGCCGCTCATCTACATGACGATAGAGTCGGCCATGGCAAGAGTATACAGTCTGTTTACACGTACTGCCGGACAACCGGTATCCCAGGAGGTGGCTGAGGCATGA
- a CDS encoding phosphatidylserine decarboxylase, whose product MVRDGWVMVIPLAALAAGCLVIGYLAPGLIWNALAAVFAALALFVGFFFRDPARCVPPGEGLVISGGDGRVVTVEEIGNDPFIDGPATQISVFLSIVNVHVNRIPISGVIKLRRRIEGKFKLAFKDEASGDNAQMVLGIEGDRGRVLIKQIVGFVARRIVCDVHEGDEVRIGDRFGLIRFGSRIDVVVPAGTEIRVKNGDRVRGGETILGVLK is encoded by the coding sequence ATGGTACGCGACGGCTGGGTCATGGTCATCCCCCTGGCGGCACTTGCCGCTGGCTGCCTGGTGATCGGCTACCTGGCCCCCGGTCTGATCTGGAACGCGCTGGCGGCCGTCTTTGCCGCGCTGGCCCTGTTCGTCGGGTTCTTCTTCCGGGATCCGGCCCGGTGCGTGCCCCCGGGCGAAGGCCTGGTGATCTCCGGCGGCGACGGCAGGGTCGTGACGGTCGAGGAGATCGGGAACGACCCCTTCATTGACGGACCGGCCACGCAGATCAGCGTGTTCCTGTCCATCGTGAACGTGCACGTCAACCGGATTCCGATCAGCGGCGTGATCAAGCTGCGCCGGAGGATAGAAGGCAAGTTCAAGCTCGCCTTCAAGGACGAGGCCTCGGGCGACAACGCGCAGATGGTCCTGGGCATAGAAGGGGACAGGGGCCGCGTCCTGATCAAGCAGATCGTCGGCTTCGTAGCCCGGCGCATCGTCTGCGACGTCCACGAGGGCGACGAAGTGCGTATCGGCGACCGGTTCGGCCTGATACGCTTCGGTTCGAGGATAGACGTAGTCGTGCCGGCCGGCACGGAAATCCGGGTGAAGAACGGAGACCGGGTCCGCGGCGGCGAGACGATACTGGGAGTGCTCAAATGA
- the pssA gene encoding CDP-diacylglycerol--serine O-phosphatidyltransferase, producing MKNWMRVALPNVFTLGNIFCGVSAIFYCIDGFNALTGDPGRAPWLIIAAALLDSIDGKVARFSQGATRFGIELDSLADVVSFGVAPMVLVYTLKPFGEITWVLCLLFLMCGAIRLARFNVMTLRRVERINQEKDNFMGLPIPVAAIAVASYVIFCWDRWEELHLEGPFMGFMLLLSILMVSPLSYRTLPSLAFKSKWSILKLLVIAVALVALVWDPKLTIFPIVLLYILSGIAAWGIHMVRHDEDVALSVEE from the coding sequence ATGAAAAACTGGATGCGCGTCGCGTTGCCGAACGTATTCACGCTGGGCAACATCTTCTGCGGGGTATCCGCCATCTTCTACTGCATCGACGGGTTCAACGCCCTGACCGGCGATCCCGGCCGGGCGCCCTGGCTCATCATCGCCGCGGCCCTGCTGGACTCCATCGACGGAAAGGTGGCGCGCTTCAGCCAGGGGGCGACCCGCTTCGGCATCGAACTGGATTCCCTGGCGGACGTGGTCTCCTTCGGCGTGGCGCCCATGGTGCTCGTCTACACCCTGAAGCCCTTTGGCGAGATCACCTGGGTGCTCTGCCTGCTCTTCCTGATGTGCGGCGCGATCCGCCTGGCCCGGTTCAACGTGATGACCCTCCGGCGGGTGGAGCGGATCAACCAGGAGAAGGACAACTTCATGGGACTGCCGATCCCCGTGGCGGCCATCGCCGTGGCCTCCTACGTCATCTTCTGCTGGGACCGGTGGGAAGAGCTGCACCTGGAAGGACCGTTCATGGGGTTCATGCTCCTGCTGTCCATTCTCATGGTCAGCCCGCTGTCCTACCGAACCCTGCCTTCGCTCGCCTTCAAGAGCAAGTGGTCCATCCTCAAGCTGCTTGTCATCGCCGTCGCCCTGGTCGCCCTGGTATGGGACCCGAAGCTCACGATCTTCCCGATCGTGCTGCTGTACATCCTCTCCGGCATCGCGGCATGGGGCATCCACATGGTCCGGCATGACGAGGACGTGGCGCTTTCCGTGGAAGAGTGA